TCAAAAGTATACATGATTGTTCGGAAAGACTATTTAAGAGCTTCGAGAATTATGCAACAAAGAGTTATGCAGACTCAAAATATCGAAGTCCTTTTCGAAACTGAAACTGTCGGATTATTCGGGACCAAATATGTCGAGGGTGTACATCTTGTAAAAGCGAAAGGAACCGACCGAGAAGAATTTATAGACTTACCGATTGACGGTTTTTTTCTTGCCATCGGACACAAACCTAACACCGATGTATTCACACCTTATCTTAATCTCGACGAATCCGGTTATATTATAACCGAAGGACATACGACAGCCACTAATGTTCCGGGGATTTTCGCTGCGGGAGATGTAGCCGATCCTCACTACCGGCAAGCCATTACGGCTGCTGCGTCAGGATGTAAAGCAGCAATCGATGCCGAACGATATCTGATCGAAAATGGACTATAAAAATAAAATTTAACAATAAAAAGGCTGTAATTTTAGATAAAATTACAGCCTTTTTATTTGCTTAAACATAAAAATTTCTCTTTTTTAAAAGAATATGATAAGCCGATAAATTCAATTAATATCTATTAAAAACAATAACCGAATCAGAAACTAAACATTTTATACACGAAGATCAAGCCTCCGGATATACACACTTTCTGAATCGTATTCCTTTTTATTTAATTTCTATATATACCAAAAGCTTTATTTTTTTTATCTCTAAAATATTATTCTAAGCGTTTTTTCTATATATTTGTGCTGTACAACAGTGTTATAAAACAATCATGGTAAAGAAGAGTACGTTAGAATCTATCCTGCAAGAAGATCTTTCTGAAATGTGGGCATTACTCGACAGTGAAGAAAAAAGATCGCTTATCGACAATTTCCATATACAAACCTTCAAGAAAAACGAAATGATTTACAGTGAAGGTGAAAAAGCGACCCAACTCATGTGTCTGCTTAAGGGAAAGGTAAAAATCTTCAAAGACGGTGTAGGCGGTAGAAGCCAGATTATTAGATTAATGCGTCCTGTTCAGTATTTCGGATATCGAGCTTATTTTGCAAGAGAAGATTACGTAACGGCAGCATCGGCTTTTGAGTCGGCCACTATAGGCTTCTTACCGATGGAACTCGTTGAATCGTTAGTAAAGAAAAATAACAAACTGGCTTACTTTTTCATTAAAGAACTGTCTGTCGATTTGGGGGTATCGGATGCCCGCACTGTAAATCTCACTCAAAAACACATACGTGGAAGACTTGCTGAGTCTCTATTAGTTCTAAAAGAAAACTATGGTCTTGAAGAAGATGGAGCCACCTTGAATATTTACATGGCCCGGGAAGATCTCGCAAACTTATCTAACATGACGACTTCTAATGCTATCCGAACTCTATCTTGCTTTTCCAATGAAAAAATAATCGTAGTAGACGGCCGTAAAATAAAAATAATCGACGAAGAACGTTTACGCAAAATATCGAAATTCGGTTGATCCGCTTTTACATAATATTCTAAAAATATATGCAATAAAGAAATGGGATTTATAAATGTAAATCCCATTTCTTTATTGCATATATTTTTATACTCAAATAGATTTTTAAATTTCGGGAATATAACATTCCAACAATTTACCCGATTTCTCAGGAGAAATTTCAACCCATTGTAAAGATGCCGGTACTAATACCGTATCTCCTCTCCTAACAGATATTTTAACACCGTTATTATCGGTCAATTCCGTTTCGCCTTCCATACAAATATAAATAACGAACGAGTCTTTATCGGCAATATCCCGCTTTATTTTTTTATCGATATCGAGTAAATTCGTAGTAAAATATTTACAACTTACTAATTCTACGGCTCTATCGGTTTCAGGCTTATAAATTGTTTTCAGATCAGAATACATATTGTAATCTATCGCGTCTTTAGCCAATTCTGTATGCAATTCACGACCTTTACCATTAGCATCTTTACGATTATAATCGTAAATACGATAAGTAATATCCGACGTTTGTTGAATCTCGGCAATAAAAATACCCTTTCCAATAGCATGTACACGACCTGCAGGTAAGAAGAATACGTCTCCGCTCTTTACAGGATGAAATTGTAATACATCCATGATCGTATTATCATTTACACGTTTCACATATTCCTCAGCATCGATTTGTTTCGAAAAACCCGAATATAAACCGGCACCTTCCTGAGCCGATATAACATACCACATTTCTGTCTTTCCAAAAGAATTATGGCGTTGTTTAGCCAACTCGTCATTCGGATGTACCTGAATCGACAAATTATCTCGTGCATCGATAAATTTTATCAATAAAGGAAATTTATCTCCAAAACGGTCAACAACATGTTTACCCAACAACTTATCTCCATACCGACTCATCAAATCGGTAAGGGATTCTCCTTTTAACGAACCATCGCTTACAACCGAAACATTATCTTTTACTTGGGATATCTCCCAACTTTCGCCTATGCCATCCTGACATTTAGGGAGATTCTTAAACTTGCATATTTCACTACCTCCCCAAATAACACTTTTCAGAATGGTATCGAATTTTAATGGATACATAATTTAATATTTTATGTGTGAAAATAATCCTTTATATGTTGCCTTTTCATCGGCATATAATATACGGTATATTCCGCTTTGCAAATTTGGCAAATTTATTTTATTTCTCCATATACCCTGATATATCTTTTGTCCCATTATATCCAATATTACAATATACTTGTATTTATTTTGCGTATTAAAATTCAATGTTCCGTCTTTTTCCGAATAAATAATCTTAAATTCCGGCGGTATCGGAGAAGTTTCGGAAACATCTATAAAAACAGGTAAACTTTCGTTATATCCTTCATCATAAGCAGTAAGCGCATAATATTTGCACCTAGGTATCTGTGAATAAGACAATCGACAATTATTTATAAATCCAGTCCATAATAAATTTTCAGATTGTGATATATCCACAGGGTATATATCAGACCCATATAAAGCATAACCTTTTGCTTTTAAGGTTCTATCCCATTTAAAATCGATAAAAGACAAATTACTTTCTATTCGAAAGCCTTTAGGAGTATCCGGCACATAATCGCTTATCCATGGCATTCGGGGTAATAAGGCGGGGAAAGGATATGCCCAATGATATAATTCGTCATAAATTCCTTTTTCATTTTTAACCAGACTTTCCAACCGATAAAAGGCCTGCCCTGAAGCACCTAAATATCTTCCATCATATATCTGACGCAGAAAATCGTTCAATTTCCAATTTCCCTCAGTCTTTTGTAGTCTATAGGCCCCCAAGCCACTGACTACAGGCCGGCCATAACTGTTTTTTATCCAATCGTCAAGAAATGGATAAAAAGAACGTTCACTGAAGTACAACATCGGTACGATAAAATCAATTTTCCCGTCTTTCATCCATTTTTGAGCATCCTGATGTACCGATTCGATACAACTCCATCCCGATGAAGGAAATGCGGGTAAAGATCTATATTTTCCTATCGTAGCCGCACTTACTTTCACAGTATGACGTACCTGCTTCACCGCATTATAAATCGTATACACGATACGATCGATATTATTTTGTCGCCATTGAGAAAGTGATTCCCCCTTCCGAGCATATTTACGATACGTATTTTTATCGGGAAAAGCCCATGCTTGATCCGGATACCTTATATAATCAAGATGAATCCCATCTACCTGATAACGCCTCACGATATCGGCAGCCAACGAAGCCAAATATTCGGCAACCTGCGGATGTCCGGGATCGAGATACCACTCTCCTTTCATATTTATACACCAATCCCGATGCCTCGCCACAAGAGAATTCCGCCCATGCAATTTAACCTGTTTATTAGTTCCGATCGGAATACATACAATCCAGGCATGACATTCGAGCCCTCTTTCATGACATTTTCTTACCGCATATTCTAATGGATCGTATCCGGGATTTTTACCAGATACACCTGTTAATATAGCATTCCAAGGTTCATTTTTCGAAGTATAAATTACATCCCCTCTGAGACGAGTCTGAAAAAAAACGACATTAAAATTCAATTCTTCTACGCAATCCAACAAACGACATAACTCTCCTTTCTGTTGTTCCCTCGATATATAATCTCGTACCGTTTCATGTGGCCAGTCTAGCCCCCAGTTAGTCGTAAACCATACTGCCCGCATTTCATGTTTCGGTTGAGAAAATGTTTTGAAAATCCCCAAAAACAAGAATATAATAAATACTAATTTTTTTAGCATATAAAGGCTGTTTTTTCAAGAGACGAAAGTAATTCAAATTCATGAAATTACAAAACATACATTTTATAAGAAACGATAAGATTTTACAACAATAACCCCATCCATTTTGTTATAACTTTAATAAACTAACTTAAAATTGAAAACTATGGCTACACGTACTTTTAAAGAAGCTTTAAAACACAGAAGATCTTATTATGCAATCAATGGAAATTCACCGATCTCAGATGACGATATAAAAGATATTCTCGATTTTGCGATAACACATGTTCCTTCTGCTTTTAATTCGCAATCGACAAGGCTCGTTCTTTTACTGAAAGAACATCATCATAAATTCTGGAATATCGTAAAAGAAAAATTACAAAAAATGTTACCCGAAGACCGGTTCATCGCAACCAAAGAAAAAATAGAACAATCTTTTGACTCAGGATATGGTACTATATTATTTTTTGAAGATGAAAATGTTGTAAAAAAACTACAAGAAAACTTTCCACCGTATGAAGCTAAATTCCCGGTATGGTCTGAACAAACATCAGCTATGCACCAATTAGCGATATGGACTATGCTCGAAGATTCCGGATTAGGAGCCTCACTACAACACTATAATCCGTTAATCGACGAAGATATACACCGGCAGTGGAATATTCCAGAAAACTGGCAGTTAATAGCACAAATGCCATTCGGTACTCCTTTGAAAGAATCCGAAGAAAAGCCTAAACTTCCTGTATCGGAAACTGTAAAAACATTTAAATAATTAAAAACCGGTCGCAAATTAAATTTGTGGCCGGTTTTTTACACAATTTATGCTTCTTAAAAATATTTACAGAATTAATTATCTAATAATTTCCTTCTTTTGTGTTATATATTCATCAGAACAAATGCTAAAAATAACTCTTCAATATACATCTCTTTTTTAATTCTCCGTTTACCCCACAAATATAATTTAAAGATCGTGCTATAAACCTCAAAAAAAATTCTAATACCGTAAAGGCTATTAAACCAATTTACAGAAAAATACCAATCTAAAAACAAAAAACATGTTAAAAAAAATCTTATTTTCAGCTTTAGCTCTGATTTTATACCTCGAAGCCTATGCCGAACCGGTTCCTTACTTACAAACACCAACTCATAATTCTATCTGGATTAATTGGAGAACAACTAATGAAAAAGAAAGTAAAGTTCTTTACGGAGAAACTACCGAAGCTCTCGAAAACATAACTAACGGGGACGCTGAGTTTTTTACCTCAACCGAAGATAACAATTATTCGTACACTTATCACAGCGTACAACTTACCGGTTTAAAGCCCGATACCCGCTACTTTTACAAAGTCATAAGTGGTGATCAACAATCGAATGTGTATAGTTTTAAAACCCAACCTGTTCCCGGCAGTAAAGGTATTTACCGGTTTATTATTCTGGGCGACCACCAGCTACAAGACGACAGGTATGTGCGCCTGATGAAAGGTGCGAAATCTATCGCCGAAAAAAAATACGGAACTCCCATCGAAGATCATATCAACTTAATTACAAACGTAGGAGACCAGGTGAATGCCGGAACATTGAAAGAATATGATATTACTCATTTTAAAAAATCGGAAACATTATCTCCCAACCTGCCGATCATGACAATTATAGGAAATCACGATGTTGCCGGTAATAATCCTCTTAAATATTATAACGATCATTTTATTTATGACAAAATAGAGTACAAAGGAATAAAAAGCAATTCTGAATATTATTATGCTATGCAGCAGGGACGAGCTTTATTCCTGATGCTAAGTTCGGAGCATGCCGGTATGACCCAATACAAATGGGCCAAACAAGTCATTGAAAAAGCAATCGCCGATGACGAAATAGACTGGATTTTCAGTTACAACCACCGCCCATTACAAGCCGAGCAATATGTAGGCGATGTATCGGAATGGGTAAGAGACCAGATTATGCCTTTATTAAATAAATCGGAAAAATCGGTTATGAATGTTGCCGGACATCACCATTTATACCACCGCGGACAATTACGCGATTATCCTACCTACCATATCATATCGGGCGGAGCATCCTGGGATCAACGCTGGGGCCAAGGAACAGAACAGGATTTCGATGACGTGCAAAAAACAATCGATTATTGGCCATTCCAGATCGTAGAACTCAATTCGGAAACAGGGACAATGACAGTAGAAACATATGTCACCGGAAACCAAGCAGAAACCTTCGCAGAACCGAAACTGGTCGATAGTTTTTTCCGTACCTTCGAAAAGAGTAAACCCGAGAAACCTTATATCGAAGCACTGGAGCCGGCCGATGCCATCGAGCTGCCCTATACATTTAAAAGCAGCGCTTATTCAAGCCAAACTGGTTACGATTACAATAGTGTACAATTTCAGGTAGCAAGCGACGCGACTTTCTCTGACCTCGAATTCGATCTGATACGGGATTACGAAAATATCTACGGAAAACATCCTGTAGGAGCCAAATTCGTTGATTTGCACAAAGATATCAACATATTTGAACAAACTTTGAAAAAAGAAGACCTGCATAACGGTATACATTTCATACGCGTGCGGCATCGCGACCGGAACTTAGAATGGTCGGATTGGTCTGAACCAGTAACTTTTACAACCGTAAACGGTATTGACGGAGATCCCGAACTCGAACTGTCCAAAGAAAAATATCTTCCAGACGAAGAAGTCAGCATATCTTTCAAATTTGCTCCGGGGGAGTCGGGACAATGGATCGGAATTTTCAGAGAAGGACAAAATCCTGTTAACGGAGTTATCTCTACAAAATGGGACTATGTATCGGGAAGTGAAGGAATAATTACATTTTCGTTGGAACCCGGTGCCTACTACGCAACTCTTTTTAGAGACAGCGGATACGACCTTTTATACCGTACAAAATATTTCTATGTAGGGGTTATACCCAAACTCGAAACTGAATCTACGGTTTTTGAGAAGGGTGAAACCATAAAAGTAAAATTTTCTAACGGTCCCGGATTACAGAAGGACTGGATAGGAATTTACAAAGAAGGACAAATTCCGGGAAGTAGTTCCGATCAGTCGCTGGCCTGGACCTATATCAATTCTACTTCGGGAGAATGTACTTTCAACAATTTACCGGTAGGAGATTATTTCGTTTCTTATTTTATAAAGGAAAAATATTACGAACCCGCAGAACGAATATATTTTCAGGTCGTCGAACCGACGTCAGTAGAATCCGAAAAAAGTCCCATACTGGTTGCATACCAGGATGCGGCAAACCAAAAATTAAACGTAAAATATACTACAAACATAAAAGAATCGGGTACACTCTTTAATCTTAACGGAATGGCTGTAAAAAGTTTTTCCTTTGAAAACTACGCTATAATATCAACAGATGATATTTCGGCGGGAGTATATATATTACGCATAAATAACGAAACAAAAAAGATTATTATTCAATAAAAACTTTCAAAAAAAAGACGTCTTTTACAGACGTCTTTTTTTATTTGCGGAAGCGGGGGGATTCGTTTTATTATAACTCAATCTCTGATCACATACTTAAACAATGTTAAATTAATACATCGTCAATGATTTACATATTTTTTTTATAATCAAAATAAATCAAATAAAGATTTACGTTATAATAATTTGGTTCTACATAGGGTAATACAATTATTTAAAGAATGGATGATTTGAAAGTATTTCGGCATTCTCTTTTTCATCGACTTTTATGTATTTTAAAAAAGTCGATTGTTTGCTATGGCCGGTAATTTTCATAATGGCAATAACCGGTACTCCGGCTTTATAGGCATTTGTTGCAAAAGATCGTCGGGCTGTATGTGTTGAAATTAAATCGCATTTCTCAAATTCGAATTGTACATATTTACCCTGAATATGTTTATTTATTAATACCTTATCGGTTATTCCAGCAATACGGGCAATTTCTTTGATGTGTTCGTTTATTTTCTGATCTGATACTCTAATGTTCGGATCAAATCCATTATTTAAGATATTACGTATATAGGGATGTATGGGTATAATTGATTCTTTACCGGTCTTTTTCGCCCTTATCCTGATAAAATTATCATCAATATTTAGTTCATTTAAACGCCCGTAATCCGAAACTCTTAACCCTGTATAAGCGCCGATCAGGAATCGATCACGAACTAATTTATAGGATTTAATTTTCTTTTTTGCGTTCTCATCACTTATGTCTTTAAAGTGATTCTTTATTGAAGAAATTTTAAAATCAAAATCATATATTTTCTTTAGTTCATCTTCCGTAAGGTAGATACTATCGGTATCTACCTTTATGCCAATAAAATCCCTATGGTTAATATCTGATAGATTATGAATATGATCTACAACCTTAGCCTCAGTATATATTTGTTTAATATTTCGTATGTTATTTCCGAAGTAATTAGTTGAATAACCTTTTTCAAAGAACCATTCCTTAAATAAGTTGTAGAAATCAATATTTATATCACTGAATACGAGTCTTTTTTTTAAATATTTCTCATATTCAATTAGTTTATCTCTGGTTCTTTGAAATTTATTAATCAAATCCTTTGATTTAACACCCCGGTATCGTTCAATATATTTATTTATGTAATCGATGAAGTAAATATTTCTATCATTTGGGTCATCAATATAAAATTCTTCGTCCAGTTTCTTAAAGAACTCTTCCTTTAAAGGAGTATTATAGAACTTCTTAAAGTGAGATATAACCCTTAATGCGGCTTCCTCCCACCTGTCTAAAATTTCGTTAGTGAAATTTGCTTCCGTATTCTTCGCCGTCACACGCACACGTTTTTTTTCTGCGTTCCAAAATTTCGGTTCCACCGATTCGCCGATATTTCTACGATATTTATTTCCCCGAAAGCAAATCAATATAGCTATCGGGGAAATTCTACGTGATTTATGAACCAACAGGAAGGAGATCATTTTAAAAATTAATTCTTTATTATTTATTCTTAATAAACTTGTGAGTAGTATTATTTAATTGTTGTACGGTTATTATATTTTTTTTGTAACTAATCCTTGTATAGTTATCAATTGGATGTTTAGGATGAGAATTATCGTACATAACATCATTTACAATATAAATACTAAGAATACCGCAGGAATCTTTTTCAGGGAAGCTTATATCATATTTAAAAAATAAAGTATCTTTTTTATTTTTTATTTCAGCATAACCTTCTGCTTTTTCCAAACGCCCATTATTATAAGTTGGGGATATTAATGTATATCTCCCAATCTTTAATGAATCATCCTCTTTTGAACATGATGAAATAATTACTAAAAACAATGACATTATTAAGTATTTCATAAAAATATTTATTAATTGATATATATATTTATATATATTTCTCGAACCGATATATTAATTGCAACGTTAACGAATAAACACATAGTTTAAGTTAACCCTATATCTAATTTTATTTATGACTTAATAATTCTCGTAACATAGAAATCATTTCATCCTTAGATTTAATAATGGCCCGGCTCTCGATTACCTGTTTCTCGAGATCGTTTATTTGTTTTAATAATTCTTTTTCTCGTTCATTTGTGCCATCGACATAAACTGAGGTAGATAAGTATGTCTCAATTTCGCCAGAAGGTCTAATAATTTTTACGTACCCGGATTCGGGCAAATCAGAAATGTTTATATGATTATTTACATTATTATGCGTTGAACGATTATGATTCCCTACAATTACACTATGATTTTCTCCAGCTACCCTAACACTATTATCATTAATTACATTTTTTAGCATATTCCCTTCTCCAGTTCTTAGCCAATTTATATTCAAGTTTGGGTAAATCATAGATATTTTATCTAATGTGGTCTTTCGTGTATTATCACTCATTTTGGATACAGATCCATTACTCATACCTACTTGCTTTTCAAACAAACTGATACTAATACCTTCGGCGGTAATAAATTCCAATAATCTGTCTTTTAAACTCATGATAATAGTTAATTAGATTTAAAATCGATATTTTTAGTAGATTATCTATTGTTTGTTTAGATTTTATATCTATCTTTGTCCTGTTGTTCAAACAACAACATCACAAAGATAAAAGATTATTTAAATAAAACAAATACCTAATAAGGATGATAGACAATAATAAATCATTGGTTAAGCAAATACTTTCACTGAAAGTGGAAGGCCCGGAAATAA
The window above is part of the Coprobacter tertius genome. Proteins encoded here:
- a CDS encoding Crp/Fnr family transcriptional regulator, with the protein product MVKKSTLESILQEDLSEMWALLDSEEKRSLIDNFHIQTFKKNEMIYSEGEKATQLMCLLKGKVKIFKDGVGGRSQIIRLMRPVQYFGYRAYFAREDYVTAASAFESATIGFLPMELVESLVKKNNKLAYFFIKELSVDLGVSDARTVNLTQKHIRGRLAESLLVLKENYGLEEDGATLNIYMAREDLANLSNMTTSNAIRTLSCFSNEKIIVVDGRKIKIIDEERLRKISKFG
- a CDS encoding type I phosphomannose isomerase catalytic subunit, whose product is MMYPLKFDTILKSVIWGGSEICKFKNLPKCQDGIGESWEISQVKDNVSVVSDGSLKGESLTDLMSRYGDKLLGKHVVDRFGDKFPLLIKFIDARDNLSIQVHPNDELAKQRHNSFGKTEMWYVISAQEGAGLYSGFSKQIDAEEYVKRVNDNTIMDVLQFHPVKSGDVFFLPAGRVHAIGKGIFIAEIQQTSDITYRIYDYNRKDANGKGRELHTELAKDAIDYNMYSDLKTIYKPETDRAVELVSCKYFTTNLLDIDKKIKRDIADKDSFVIYICMEGETELTDNNGVKISVRRGDTVLVPASLQWVEISPEKSGKLLECYIPEI
- a CDS encoding nitroreductase family protein encodes the protein MATRTFKEALKHRRSYYAINGNSPISDDDIKDILDFAITHVPSAFNSQSTRLVLLLKEHHHKFWNIVKEKLQKMLPEDRFIATKEKIEQSFDSGYGTILFFEDENVVKKLQENFPPYEAKFPVWSEQTSAMHQLAIWTMLEDSGLGASLQHYNPLIDEDIHRQWNIPENWQLIAQMPFGTPLKESEEKPKLPVSETVKTFK
- a CDS encoding family 10 glycosylhydrolase, with protein sequence MLKKLVFIIFLFLGIFKTFSQPKHEMRAVWFTTNWGLDWPHETVRDYISREQQKGELCRLLDCVEELNFNVVFFQTRLRGDVIYTSKNEPWNAILTGVSGKNPGYDPLEYAVRKCHERGLECHAWIVCIPIGTNKQVKLHGRNSLVARHRDWCINMKGEWYLDPGHPQVAEYLASLAADIVRRYQVDGIHLDYIRYPDQAWAFPDKNTYRKYARKGESLSQWRQNNIDRIVYTIYNAVKQVRHTVKVSAATIGKYRSLPAFPSSGWSCIESVHQDAQKWMKDGKIDFIVPMLYFSERSFYPFLDDWIKNSYGRPVVSGLGAYRLQKTEGNWKLNDFLRQIYDGRYLGASGQAFYRLESLVKNEKGIYDELYHWAYPFPALLPRMPWISDYVPDTPKGFRIESNLSFIDFKWDRTLKAKGYALYGSDIYPVDISQSENLLWTGFINNCRLSYSQIPRCKYYALTAYDEGYNESLPVFIDVSETSPIPPEFKIIYSEKDGTLNFNTQNKYKYIVILDIMGQKIYQGIWRNKINLPNLQSGIYRILYADEKATYKGLFSHIKY
- a CDS encoding fibronectin type III domain-containing protein, with the protein product MLKKILFSALALILYLEAYAEPVPYLQTPTHNSIWINWRTTNEKESKVLYGETTEALENITNGDAEFFTSTEDNNYSYTYHSVQLTGLKPDTRYFYKVISGDQQSNVYSFKTQPVPGSKGIYRFIILGDHQLQDDRYVRLMKGAKSIAEKKYGTPIEDHINLITNVGDQVNAGTLKEYDITHFKKSETLSPNLPIMTIIGNHDVAGNNPLKYYNDHFIYDKIEYKGIKSNSEYYYAMQQGRALFLMLSSEHAGMTQYKWAKQVIEKAIADDEIDWIFSYNHRPLQAEQYVGDVSEWVRDQIMPLLNKSEKSVMNVAGHHHLYHRGQLRDYPTYHIISGGASWDQRWGQGTEQDFDDVQKTIDYWPFQIVELNSETGTMTVETYVTGNQAETFAEPKLVDSFFRTFEKSKPEKPYIEALEPADAIELPYTFKSSAYSSQTGYDYNSVQFQVASDATFSDLEFDLIRDYENIYGKHPVGAKFVDLHKDINIFEQTLKKEDLHNGIHFIRVRHRDRNLEWSDWSEPVTFTTVNGIDGDPELELSKEKYLPDEEVSISFKFAPGESGQWIGIFREGQNPVNGVISTKWDYVSGSEGIITFSLEPGAYYATLFRDSGYDLLYRTKYFYVGVIPKLETESTVFEKGETIKVKFSNGPGLQKDWIGIYKEGQIPGSSSDQSLAWTYINSTSGECTFNNLPVGDYFVSYFIKEKYYEPAERIYFQVVEPTSVESEKSPILVAYQDAANQKLNVKYTTNIKESGTLFNLNGMAVKSFSFENYAIISTDDISAGVYILRINNETKKIIIQ
- a CDS encoding site-specific integrase; translated protein: MTAKNTEANFTNEILDRWEEAALRVISHFKKFYNTPLKEEFFKKLDEEFYIDDPNDRNIYFIDYINKYIERYRGVKSKDLINKFQRTRDKLIEYEKYLKKRLVFSDINIDFYNLFKEWFFEKGYSTNYFGNNIRNIKQIYTEAKVVDHIHNLSDINHRDFIGIKVDTDSIYLTEDELKKIYDFDFKISSIKNHFKDISDENAKKKIKSYKLVRDRFLIGAYTGLRVSDYGRLNELNIDDNFIRIRAKKTGKESIIPIHPYIRNILNNGFDPNIRVSDQKINEHIKEIARIAGITDKVLINKHIQGKYVQFEFEKCDLISTHTARRSFATNAYKAGVPVIAIMKITGHSKQSTFLKYIKVDEKENAEILSNHPFFK